TCGGGAAAGTTGAACCACAGCTCCTGGCGAAGGTGTTTCATGAAAATTGTTCCCCCTTAAAAAAACGCGCGCGCACGTTAGCACGAAGAGGCGGGAAGTTTGAAAGTCTGGAAGTCCGGAAGTCCAGAATGTCACCGCCTACCGCCCCGCTTGAGCCGGCGCGCCGGCGTGTGTCATCGTAGGGCATGCCTTCCGATCCGCATCGCAACCACCGCCGCCGCCTGATCGTCCTTGTCGTTATCCTTGTCGCGCTTCTTGCCGTGTCCGCCTTCGCCGGCGGATACGACGACGCGCGCGAACGGATGGTGAAAACGACGATCGCGGATCGCGGCGTCACGGACGAGCGCGTCCTCGCCGCGATGCGCAAGGTGCCGCGTCACGAGTTCGTTCCCCCGGCGCTGCGCCCGATCGCCTACACCGACACGGCCTTGCCGATCGCGCGCGGGCAGACGATCAGCCAGCCGTACATCGTCGCGTTCATGACCGAGGCCGCGAGGATCGGGCCGAAGGACAAGGTGCTCGAGATCGGAACCGGCTCCGGATATCAGGCCGCGGTGCTCGCCGAGGTTGCGCGCGAGGTCTACTCGATCGAGATTCTCTGCGACCTTGCCGAAAGCGCGCAGAAAACGCTGAAGCGCATCGGTTATGGCCGGGTGAAGGTGAAGTGCGGGGACGGCTTTCGGGGATGGCCGGAGAATGCGCCGTTCGACGCGATCCTCGTGACCGCCGCGCCAAAGGAAGTTCCCAGGCCGCTCATCGAACAGCTCGCCGAGGGAGGCCGCCTTGTAATTCCCGTGGGCGAGTCATTCCAGAACCTGGCGCGATACGTCAAACGCAAGGGCGATTTCGTGCGCGAAGATCTGCTGCCCGTGCGTTTCGTGCCGATGACCGGGCCGGGCACCGGCGTGCCGACGCCAACCGCGCCATGACGCGCCGCGTCGCATGAGTTTCGAGCCTTTGCGCGTCCCTCGCCCGGCCGCTTACGCCATCGTGGCGGCGCTGTTTGGCGTGGTTATCTACCTTGCCGCGAACCTTGTGACCGACGAGCCGGCGATATATCTCGACCTGACCCTTGAATGGGACGAGGCGCGCACGGACCACGAATTTTACACGATGACGAACGTGGAAGGAGACGCGCCTGCGCGGCAGGTCGTCGAGATCGGCGTGCCGTGTGCCGTCGATCGGCGCACGCTCGTGAATCATCTGCGCGGCGCCCTGTTGGCGGCCGAAAATACGGCCGAGCGCGACGAGCCCTGCATCGGCGCGCGCGCGTGGCTCGTGGAATATGGCGACCGCCGCTGCGGGCCGATCGCCGCCGCGCGTTTCTGCCCGCGCGGCAACATCAAACCGCCCTGGCGATTCGAATTGATGTGGCGCGACCCGCGCGAGATCGCACCCGCCGGCATTGATCCCTGGGAGTTCATCGATGGCGTTTGCCGTTCGGCGATCAAGGACGTCCGCTGCCCGTTCGACCCGGCCGCCGCGGTCATTCCGTTGCAGGGAATGGTGTTGAGCGAACCGGTGGTGATCGAGCGGGAATATCGGGCGACAGGCGACTGATGGCTTTTCAACACAAAGTCACAAAGGGCACGAAGGTCAGACACAAAATGACTTTTGTGTCGTTCGTGTATTTTGTGGTTTTGTGTTGAATTGCGATTCGACCGCGATCAGCCGGCCGCCTCCGCCAGTTCCCCCGCGGTCACGAACTCCACGCCGCGCAATTTGAGATCGCGAATCAACGCGCGCAGGCGCGGCTCCATCTTCGCGAGGTTGTTGTAGTGGCGAAATCGCGCGCCGGCGGAGATGCCCGACACGCGCGGCTGGGCAGGATCAAACTCCCACGGGTGGCAGTAGAAAACCGCGTGGCCGAAGGCGTCGAGAACGCGGTGCATACCCGCGTTGTAGATCGGGCCGGGGATCAGGCGAAAGTATCCGCCGCCGCCCCACCCCACGCGCTTTCCCGCGAACGGCAGGTTCGCGACGCCAAGCTCGGTGAAACCGTCCGCGTCGCGAAGGATGCCCGGCGCGATCCGATCGAACGCCGAAAAGTCCGCTCGGCCGTAGCGGTCGTGTCCGCTCGTGTCGTTGTATGACGCGTCGTAGCGATAACCGCATTCGCGAGCGATACGCACGACGCGGTCGTCGATCGAAAAACTCGGCGCTCGATAGCCCGCGATTTCGGCGCCCGCGATCCGTTCGAGCACGCGTTTGCTTTCGGCGAGATTCCAGCGCACGCGCTCCTCGTCGTGCTCGAAATTCGAGATGTGATCCATGCTGTGCGACGCGATCTCAAATCCCTCGCCCGCAATGCGTTTGACGAGATCGGGATAGCGTTCGGCCACCTGCCCGACCACAAAAAACGTCGCGCGGCCGACGCCTTCCTCACGCAGGATCGCGAGCACGCGCTCCGTCGCCGGCACGACGCGCGATTCGAGGTTCGGCCACGACGAGATCGGGCATGCCGGGCGCAGGTTCTCGACCATGAACCATTCCTCGACATCGACGGTGAGGGCGAAACGGTGCGTCATTGACGTGATACTAGCGGGCGCCGTGCCGTGACGCGACAAGTTTTTGACCATTTCGCGAAGGATTCCTCCGTGTTCTCCGTGTCTCCTCCGTGATCTCCGTGTACCGCCGAATGCGTTCCCGCGTGTTGCGCGCCCGCGCCGCGAAATGCCAATATGCGCGCGCGTTTTGGGAGGTTCGATGAAGGGCATCATTCTGGCCGGCGGGACCGCGACGCGGATGCGCCCGCTGACCGACATCACGAACAAGCACCTTTTGCCCGTCGGGCGCGTGCCGATGATTTACCACCCCATCGCCAAATTTAAGCGCGCGGGGATCACGGACATCCTCGTCGTCACCGGCCGCGACCACATGGGGCACATGGTTCAGCAGCTCGGCTCGGGCCACCAGTTCGGCCTGGAATTCACGTTTCGCGTGCAGGACCGGCCCGGCGGTATCGCCCAGGCTTTGGGCCTTGCGCGCGGGTTTGCCGCGGGCGACGCCGTGGCCGTGCACCTTGGCGACAACATCTTCGAGGACGACATCGCGCCGTTCGCCGACGATTTCCGCGCCGGCGACGCCCACGGCGCGATGATCTTCGTCAAGGAAGTGGACGATCCGGAGCGCTTCGGCGTCGCGACGATCGAAGGCGACCGCGTCACCGGCATCGAGGAAAAACCCGCGAACCCCCGATCGAATCTCGCGGTGACGGGACTGTATTTTTACGACGCCACGGTGTTTGATGTCGTGCCGACGCTTGTGCCGTCCCGGCGCGGCGAACTTGAAATCACGGACGTGAACAACCACTACATCCGCCGCGGCGAGATGCGCCTGGCCCGCGTGTCCGGATTCTGGTCGGACGCGGGCACGTTCGAATCGTGGCACCGCGCCAACGCGGTGGCCTTTTCCATGGACTTCGGCGACCTGTTCGAGAAGGAATGACGATGGCGCGCGAACTGATCCACGGCGTAAAAGTCAAACCGCTCCGCGTCATCCCCGACGAACGCGGGCGGCTGATGGAAATCCTTCGCGTCGACGACGATATCTTCGAGAAATTCGGCCAGGTGTACATGACGACCGCCTACCCCGGCGTCGTGAAAGCGTGGCACTACCACCACCTGCAAACGGACCACTTCGCCGTCGTGCGCGGGATGATGAAGCTCGTGCTGTGGGACGGGCGCGATCCCGCGCTCGGACACGGATACCAGGGGGAAACGTCGCCGACCGCGAACATGGTGAACGAGTTTTTTCTCGGCGTGCACAATCCCATGCTCGTGAAGATCCCCGCGCTCGTCATGCACGGCTTCAAGGCCGTCGGCGACGAAGAGGCCATCGTCATCAACACGCCGACGATGCCCTATCGCTACGACGATCCCGACGAGTTCCGCATCGATCCGCATGATGGCGGCATCCCGTACGACTGGTCGCGGAAAGACGGCTAGATGGCCGCCCGGCGTATCCTCGTCACCGGCGCGGCCGGTTTCATCGGCGCAAATTTCGTTCGCGAACTGCTCGGCGCCGACCCCGAAGCGTTTGTCGTGGGGCTGGACGCGCTGACGTATGCCGGCAACCTGGAAAACCTCGCCGGCCTGCCGGACGACCGCTTCCGGTTCGAGAAGGCGGATATCCGCGACCGCGATCGGCTCGACGCCCTTTTCGCGCAAGACCGCTACACGCACGTCGTCAACTTCGCGGCGGAAAGCCACGTCGATCGTTCGATCGCCGGGCCGGAGATCTTCGTCGACGTCAACGTGCGCGGCACGCTGACGCTTCTGGAAGCCGTACGGCGTCACGGCGGCGCGCGCTTCGTGCAGATCGGCACCGACGAGGTGTACGGCTCGCTCGGCCCCGAGGGCGCGTTCACCGAGGACAGCCCGATCAGGCCGAGCAGCCCCTACTCCGCGTCGAAGGCCGGCGCCGACCACATCGCGCTCGCGTATCACGTGACGTTCGGGATGGACGTTCTTGTGACGCGGTGCTCGAACAATTACGGGCCGTATCAATTTCCCGAAAAGCTCATCCCGCTGATGATCCTGAACGGCCTGCGCGGCGAGCCGCTGCCCGTGTACGGCGACGGCAAAAACGTGCGCGACTGGATCCACGTGCGCGATCACGCGCGCGCGATTCTCTCCGTCATCGAACGCGGGCGCGCGGGCGAGGTTTACAATATCGGCGCGAAAAACGAATGGGCGAATATCGATATCGTGCATCTGGTTTGCGACATCGTGGACGAAACGCGCGGTAACGCGCCGGGCACGAGCCGAAAGCTCATCCGTTTCGTGAAGGACCGTCCGGGGCACGACCGCCGCTACGCGATCGATTCGGCGAAGCTCGCGCGCGAGATCGGCCACGAGGCTTCGATCGATTTTCCGGCGGGAATTCGCGAGACGGTGGCGTGGTACGTCGAAAACGAATCGTGGTGGACGCGCATCCTCTCCGGCGAATACAGGCGTTACTACGACGCGATGTACAAGGATCGCGGCGCGGCGGACGCGTAGCGAGAGAGAGATTCCTTGTTGACGCACCGTTGTGCTTTGAGCGCGACCGCCAGCCGGGGCTGGCCAGGTCCTTCGCTTCGCTCAGGATGACGAAAAGTCTCGCAGGATGACGAAAAGTCGCTCAGGATGACGAAAAGTCGCGCAGGATGACGAAAAGTCGCCCAAGATGACGAAAAGGCCCGCGCGGGGCCTTTTCGATGAGCCGTTTCCGGCAAATTCACCACGTCATCAGTACTTCACGCCGCAGCCGTACGCCTTGGTCTGCGCCGGGTCGGGCGTCTTGCCGGCCTTGTGCGCGGCGAGCGCCTTGTCGATGTAGTTGGTGACGCCATCCTTCTTGCGCGGGCTCGCGTTGTCGTCCATCGCGCCGGCATAAATCACCTTGCCCTTTTCGTCGATAACGAACATGTGGGGCGTCGTTTTCGCGCCGTAGCTCTTTCCGACCGTTCCGTCCTTGTCGTAGAGCGTCGTCGTCGCGTCGCCGTTTTCGTCGAGCCATTTTTTGTATTCCGCGGGCTCGAGGTAATCGCCGTGATCGGCCTTCGTGCTGTTGACCGCGAGGAACACGACGTCGGGGTGATTTTCCGCAAGCGTCGGCATCGTCTTTTCCTTCGCGTGCCGGACGATGAACGGGCAGCCTGGATTCGTCCATTCGAGCACGACGACCTTGCCCTTGTACGCGTCAAGCGCGTGCGTCTTGCCGTCGATGCCCGTCAGCGAAAACGCGGGCGCGGCGTCCCCGACTCTGACATCCGCCAACCCCTTTTCGGCACAGCCCGCGACGACGAACATCACCGCGAGGATCGCCACAATTCCACCGGTGTTTAGACCTCGTTTCATGAATCCTCCGTTAAAAACCCGCTCCCTGACGGTCGCGGTCCCAATGATCAGACCCGCTTCCTCACGGTCGCGGTTCCAATGATCAGACCCGCATCCTGATGGTTGCGGTTCGTATCCGGATCTGGAAAAACGCGGGCACGGTCAAATGCGCGCCGCCGCGGCGTAGCGCGCCTCGACGTCCGCGAAATCCACGACGTTCCACCACGCCTTGATGTAGTCGCCGCGCTTGTTTTGGTACTTCAGGTAATACGCGTGCTCCCAGACATCGACGACAAGAATCGGGATCGCTCCGACGACCGACGTGTTCTGGTGATTGTGGACCGAAAGAACGTAGAGCTTCCGAAACAGGGGGTGATACGCCAGCATCCCCCAGCCGTTACCCTCGACCTTTCCCGCCGCGGCGGTCAGGTGCGTTTTCATTTTGTCGAGCGAGCCGAAATCGCGCGCGATCGCATTGGCGAGCGCCCCTTCGGGCGCGCCCTTTTTCGCGTCCGCCGGCTTCATGTTGTTCCAGAACGTCGTGTGATTGGCGTGGCCGCTGCCGTGAAATGCCAGCGCCAATTCCGCCTTGCCGATCGCGCCGGCGTCGCCGGCGTCGCGCGCCTTTGCCAGCGCCTGTTCCGCCTCGTTCAGGCCGTCCACGTAGCCCTTGTGGTGGATGTCGTGATGGAGCTGCATCGTTTTGGCGTCGATGTGCGGTTCAAGCGCGTCGTAGGCGTACGGCAGCGGCGGCAGCTCGTGTTTGCCGTCGGCAACGTAACCGGCGCCGGGCAGCGCCACCTTTTGCAGACTCGGCTTGTCGGCCAAGGCGGATCGCCGGTCGAATAGCGCCAGCCCGCCAAGGGCGGCCGCGGATGCCGCCAATACGTTTCGTCGCGTCGGCATCAAGATTTCCTCCTCGATAAAGGGACCCCGGCGTCGCCGGGCAAGACTAGGCGCGCACGACCGCGCTTTCCGTGGAGCCGATTACGCTTTTGAACGACGGCTCTATCGGCCGCGAACGATGTGCCCGAGCGAGCGCTCCTGCCTTTCGCGCAGGCCGATATCGATCAACTCGTAGACCTTCGCCTTCACGATTTCCTGACACTCCTCGACGATGGCGGGGTCATTTTCGGCTTCCGGCGGATACGGAAGATGGATCGGCTCGCCCACGTATTGCGTCATTTTGACGGGTAGCGGGAACAGGCCGAGTCCGACCGGCACGCTGATCGGCAGCAACACCTTCTTCGTGCGGAACAATTGGTAGGCGGTGGTGTAGCCGTCGAAAAAAACGCGGTAGGTGTCGTCCGTGCCCACGTTCGCGGACGGGATGATCGGCGCGCGGTTGCGAAGCGCCAGGCGGACAAAGCCTGTGCGCCCGCGCCACAAAAGCCGGTAGCGGTATTTCGAGGATTTCCACGCCTCCTTCGACCCGCCGGGCATGATGAAGATGAGGTTCTCGTCTTGCAGCAGGCGATCGCCGTTTTCGTGGCTGCCGACCACCATCCCCATATCCATGAAAAGTTGGCGCAGCCACGGCAGGCGATAGATGCGCCAGTCCGTCAGGCCGCGTCCCCAACGGCCGCGATGCCGCCAGATTTCGTAGAACAAAAACCAACCGTCCACCGGCAGAAGGCCGTGATTCGATACGATGATCGCACGGCCCTTGCGGGGGATGTGTTCAAGGCCGTTGACCTCGTAGCGGAAATAGGTTTTCAGCACCCACTCGAGCGGTTCGAGCGCGTGCAACACCTCCTCGCGCACAAGGTCGAGGCGATCTTCGTCGCCGTCGCGATAGCTGTCGTACGGAACGTATTTTTCCACCGCTTTCCAGACATTGCGCAAAAACGCGAAGAACTGCTCGGAGGGCAATTCGAAATCGTCCGTGCTTTTGGGTGCGGCGATATCGACGCTTTCGGCCGGCTTAACGGCGCGCGCAACCGCCTCTTCCTCGCCCGCGCGACGCAAGATCAGCCGGCGGACCCGCGCGCGGTCCTCCGGCGAGAGGCGCTCATAGTCGCCGACCAGCCGTTCGATCGACGGTTTGCGCGCGGCGTCTCCTGGCTTAACATCGCTCGCGGGGCGCCGGGCTCCGTTTTGCTGTTCGCGCCGTTCCTTTTCCAGCGTGGAGGTCGCCAATCGTGCCTGCCTTTCTGTCACGCGTGACGCTCGGTCGCTCGGGGTTGTCGGTCGGTCCGCTCGGCATCGCCGGCGGATACGGCGTCGGCTATCGCGGCCTGTTCAAAGCTTTTGATGCCGGCGTCAATTACTGGTACCACGGATCGAGGCGCGCCGGCGGCATGTCCGCCGCCATCCGCGACCTGTGTGCCGCGGGCCATCGTAGCGACCTCGTCATCGTCCTGCAAAGCTATTCGCGATCGGGCGCGCTTTTGACCGCGACGACGCAGTTTGGCATGAAGCGGCTCGCGATCGAACAGCTCGACGTGCTTTTGCTCGGCTGGTTTGACCGGCCGCCGCCGGCGCGGGTGCTCGACGCGGCGCGCGATCTTCGCGAAAAGGGGCTCGTCCGGCACATCGCGATCTCCTCGCACAACCGGCCTCGCTTTCTCGAATACGCGGGAATCGACGACATCGACATCCTGCACGTGCGCTACAACGCCGCGCACACCGGCGCGGAAAACGAGGTGTTTTCGCATCTTCCCGCGCCGCGCCCCGGCGTCGTTTCGTACACGAACACGCGCTGGGGGCATCTGCTGAAATCAAGGTTGATGCCCGACGGCGAAACGCCGATGCGCGGGCGCGACTGCTACCGCTTCGCGATGAGCCATCCTTCGGTCGATGTGGCGATCGCGGGTCCGTCGAACGCCGACGAGCTCGACGAGGCGCTGGCCGCCCTTGTCGAGGGGCCGATCCTGCCGGACGAAGAGGAGCGATTCCGGCGGATCGGAAGCCACGTGCGCGCGCACGGCCCGGTGCGCACGCGCCCTTTCTGGAGCGGCGCCTAGGACGCTCCGTCACCCCCGAGCGACGCGTGCGTTCCGTCGCAGTACGGCTTGTTGCCGCTGTGCTTGCACTGGCACAGGGCGACGCGCTTTTTCTCCGTCAGTTCGACAACGCGCGGCGAAAACTCCGTGCCTCGATGCGATCCGTCGCAAAACGGCTGATTTTGCGAATCCCCGCACGCGCACCATTTGTACGTGCCGGGTTCCAGCTCAAGAACGGCCGGGAATCGTTCGGCGATCCTGGGGTCTGCCATCGGTTCCTCCCATTGCGTGGTTACTTCGCGTCATGGCGCGCGATGCCAAGCTGTTCGCGAAAGGTCGCGGTGTCCGTCGCCGGCCGCTCGCACGCGCCCTGCCGGCAGACATAAGCGGTGCCCGCCCCGCCAAGCGGCGTCTTGCCCGCGGTGATCGGAACGGCTTGCGCGGGCGTATCATCCTTAGCCCCGTCGCCTTCGGGTACGACGGCCAGGACGACGTGCGGCAGGAAATTTTCGCGAACGACCTCCAGAAACGGTTCGACGTCGCCGTCGGCGGGACGCACCAGCACGACCTCGCGCGTCGCGGCGTGACGAAAGTCGATGGCGATCAGCATCTCCGACAGGGCGACCGGCGCGCGCTCGAGGACGGGAGAAAACGCGCTCAACAACTTGTCCGCGCGCGCGCGGTAGGCGTCGTCGGCCGTGTAGGCGTGCAATCGCAGAAGGTTCTGGCAGGCGATGGAATTGCCGGACGGCTCGGCGCCGTCGTAGGCGGGTTTCTCGCGCGCAAGCAGCGCCTCGTGATCGTTCGCGGTCATGAAATACCCTCCCGCCTCGTCGGCGTAATGTCCATCGAGCGTGGTCTGTAACGCCGTGGCCTGGGTGAACCAACGCACATCCCCGGTCGCCTCGAAAAGTGAAAGCAGGCCCGCGATCATGAAGGCGTAGTCGTCCAGGTACGCCCGATGCCGCGCGCGGCCGTCCTTCCAGGTGTGGAAAAGGCGGCCGTCGCGGCGCATTTCGGACAACACGAAATCGGCGGCGCGAGTCGCGCGGGCGATGGCGTCGGGGTCGTCGAGCACGAGACCCGCCCGCGCGAGGGCCTGAATCATGAGGCCGTTCCACGACGCGAGGATCTTCTCGTCGCGCAGCGGCGCGGGGCGCCCCGCGCGCACGGCCAGGAGCCATTCGCGCGCCTCGTCGATGACGCGGCGCAGCTCACCCGCGTCCATCGACAATTCGCGCGCCACCTCGCCGATCGGACGCGGCGTGTTAAGGATATTGCGTCCCTCGAAGTTGCCGTGCGGCGTCACCGCGTAATAGCGGCTGACGATTCCGGCGCGCTCGCCGCCGAGCGCGTCGGCCAATTCATCGGGCGTCCACGTGAAAAACCAGCCTTCCTCCATGTGGCCGTCGGGCGTGACGCTGTCGGCGTCGGTCGCGGAATAGAAAGCGCCCTCGGGCGAGGTCATGTCGCGCGCGACATATTGGACAATCTCGCGCGCGACGCGCTCGAAATCCGGATCGCCCGTGGTTTGCCAGCCCTCGAGGTACGCCGCGAGCAGCAGCGCGTTGTCGTAGAGCATTTTCTCGAAGTGCGGCACGAGCCACGCCTCGTCCACGGAATAGCGGTGGAATCCGCCGGCGACGTGGTCGTACATGCCGCCCGCGGCCATCCGGCGCAGCGTGTTCGCGGCCATTTCGCGGTATTCGGGCTTGTTCGTCAGGCGGACGTAGCGCAAGAACAGCCGCACCGGCAGGCTGCTCGGAAATTTCGGCGACCCGGCCATGCCGCCGTACATGTCGTCGTAATTCGCGGTGTAATAACGCATTGCCTCGTGCACGGCGTCGAGCGTCGGGGCGTCGCCGGTCTGCCGCTGCGAGAGATTCGCGCGTATGGCCTCGGCAACGCGCGCGGCCGAACTGGCGACGCGATCGGGCTGCTCGTGAAAGGCCTGGGACAATCGATCGAGCAGCGACAGAAACCCGACGGGGGAGCCGCGATCGCCGTCGCGCGCGGGAAAATACGTGCCGCCGTAGTACGGCTTGCGATCGTGCGTCAGCCAGACGGTCATCGGCCAGCCGCCGTGCCCGGTCAGCATCTGCACCGCGTTCATGTAGATCGCGTCCACGTCCGGGCGCTCCTCGCGATCGACCTTGATCGGCACGTAGCGCTCGTTGAGAAACGCCGCGACTTGCTCATCCTCGAACGACTCGTGCTCCATGACGTGGCACCAGTGACAGGTCGAATAGCCGATGGAAAGCAGGACCGGCACGTTGCGGGCCTTGGCCTCCTCAAAAGCCTCGTCGCCCCAGGCGTACCAGTTCACCGGGTTGTGCGCGTGCTGGAGCAGGTAAGGGCTCGTCTCGAGGACGAGCCGGTTCACGTATTTCGCGCGGCCGTCGTCGAGAAGGTGCCGCGTGCGCGGCGCCCAAGCCGCGCCCCTGGCGGCGTACGCGGCGAGCAGGTCGCGCATCAGGCCGTCCGCGTAAGGTGGAACGCCTGGAGGGGATTGCGTCATGTTCCGGAATTCTCCCTGGTCCACCGCGTGGTTCGTCGCGTTCTTGCGGCACGCCGGCACGGAAAGCGCGACGGCGACCGCAAGGACGCCGGCCGCGAATCGACGACGGGTCCGTCGCGCCGGGACGAACGCGGGCGTGTAAGGCCGAAGCATGCACGCCTTGATACGGCGACGCAAACGCCATCGCGACATCACCATCCGCCAACGGTGAGCCGGATCACCGTCGCGTACGCCGCCTAGCGCAGACCGACGGATTTTTGCAACACGCGGTCGAGGATCGCGCGCGGCATCAGAAAAACAAGAAACGGCGCGATGCGCGAAAGCAGGTGACGCCGATACCGCGCGCGCGGGCGACGGCCGTTTACCAGATCGAGAATCAGCCGCGCGATGGATTCGGGCGTGACGGCGTCCTTGTTGATGTTCGCGATCATGTCGAGCGTCTTCGAATAAGCCGCCCCGTAGGGAGAGCCGGGATTCATCAGGACCGGTTCCGAATGATGCCGCGCCGTCTTGAAAAACCGCGTCGCGACCGGCCCGGGTTCGATCAACACGACGCGCACGCCGAACGGCGAAAGTTCCATGCGCAACGCGTCGCTCCACGCCTCCATCGCGTGTTTGGTCGCCGCGTAGATACCGCCGAACGGCGAGGAAAGCACGCCCGTCACGCTGCTGACGTTGACGATGAGCCCTTCCCCGGCGGCGCGCATCGCCGGACAGAACGCCTGCACGAGCGCGATGGCCGCGAAGGTGTTGACCTCGAACATCTCGCGGATCGTCGCCGGCGGCGTCTCCTCGATCGCCGAGCGCGCGCCGAATCCCGCGTTGTTGACGAGCACGTTCGGATCGCCCATCCGTTCGCGAATTTCCCGGACGAGGCGATCGACCTGGTCCGCGAGCGCGAGATCCGCCAGAAACGGCGTGACGTTTTCGATGGCGGCGAGCGCAATGGCGTCGTCGTTTTTGCGTACGACCGCGGCCACGCGATACCCCGCGCCCGCGAGCATCCGCGTCGCGGCAAGGCCGATGCCGCTGCCCGCGCCGGTGACGACGACAACGCGCGATGGCCGGCCCGCCGCCCTCATTCGGCGCGCACCACGATGAGTTTTTCCTGGGTCAATTCGCGTACCGCGAAGGGCACGCCGCCGACGCCGAGACCGGATTTCTTACGGCCGCCGAACGGCATGCCGTCCACGCGAAACGCCGTGTGGTCGTTGACCATCACCGCGGACGCATCAAGGCGCGATG
The nucleotide sequence above comes from bacterium. Encoded proteins:
- a CDS encoding thioredoxin domain-containing protein, whose product is MTQSPPGVPPYADGLMRDLLAAYAARGAAWAPRTRHLLDDGRAKYVNRLVLETSPYLLQHAHNPVNWYAWGDEAFEEAKARNVPVLLSIGYSTCHWCHVMEHESFEDEQVAAFLNERYVPIKVDREERPDVDAIYMNAVQMLTGHGGWPMTVWLTHDRKPYYGGTYFPARDGDRGSPVGFLSLLDRLSQAFHEQPDRVASSAARVAEAIRANLSQRQTGDAPTLDAVHEAMRYYTANYDDMYGGMAGSPKFPSSLPVRLFLRYVRLTNKPEYREMAANTLRRMAAGGMYDHVAGGFHRYSVDEAWLVPHFEKMLYDNALLLAAYLEGWQTTGDPDFERVAREIVQYVARDMTSPEGAFYSATDADSVTPDGHMEEGWFFTWTPDELADALGGERAGIVSRYYAVTPHGNFEGRNILNTPRPIGEVARELSMDAGELRRVIDEAREWLLAVRAGRPAPLRDEKILASWNGLMIQALARAGLVLDDPDAIARATRAADFVLSEMRRDGRLFHTWKDGRARHRAYLDDYAFMIAGLLSLFEATGDVRWFTQATALQTTLDGHYADEAGGYFMTANDHEALLAREKPAYDGAEPSGNSIACQNLLRLHAYTADDAYRARADKLLSAFSPVLERAPVALSEMLIAIDFRHAATREVVLVRPADGDVEPFLEVVRENFLPHVVLAVVPEGDGAKDDTPAQAVPITAGKTPLGGAGTAYVCRQGACERPATDTATFREQLGIARHDAK
- a CDS encoding SDR family oxidoreductase, whose translation is MRAAGRPSRVVVVTGAGSGIGLAATRMLAGAGYRVAAVVRKNDDAIALAAIENVTPFLADLALADQVDRLVREIRERMGDPNVLVNNAGFGARSAIEETPPATIREMFEVNTFAAIALVQAFCPAMRAAGEGLIVNVSSVTGVLSSPFGGIYAATKHAMEAWSDALRMELSPFGVRVVLIEPGPVATRFFKTARHHSEPVLMNPGSPYGAAYSKTLDMIANINKDAVTPESIARLILDLVNGRRPRARYRRHLLSRIAPFLVFLMPRAILDRVLQKSVGLR